GAGTTCATCATGCGGGTGGCGGATATCTTTCTGTCCATTCCCCAGGTGATCCTCGCCATCTTCCTCGCCCAGTCCTTCCGGCCGAGCATCCGGAGCGTTATCCTGGCCCTCTCCATCACATACTGGCCTTGGTTCACGAGGATCGTCTACGCGGAGACCCGCAGCCTGAAAAAGACGGCTTTCCTTGAGGCGACCGAGGCCTTGGGGGCCGGGACGATACGGACCGTTCTTCTTCACGTGCTCCCCAACGTGTCCTCTTCCATTATCGTTCGGAGCTCCATAGGTATGGGATTTACTATTCTTACGGCCGCGACCCTCGGATTCCTGGGCGTAGGGGCCCAGCCCCCGACCCCGGAATGGGGCGTGACGATCGCCGAGTCCAGGCAGTATCTACCTGATGCCTGGTGGTACGCCACCTTTCCGGGGCTGGCCATCTTTATTGTGGTCATGGGTTTCAACATGCTCGGGGACGGGCTCAGAGACATCCTGGATCCCCGGATTCGAAGGGGGTTTGATTAGCCTTGGCGCGCGATCGGAAAAACACCCTCCTCGCAGTCGAGGACCTCAGCGTCCATTTTCACACGGACCGGGGAGTGGTTCGGGCCTTGGAGCAGGTCCAATTGACCGTTGGAAAAGGGGAGGTGGTCGGGCTCATTGGCGAGAGTGGATCGGGCAAGACCACCACGGTGCGGAGCGTTCTGCGGATCCTTCCCCCTTCGGCACGAATTACAGAGGGTTCCGTGCATTTTCTGGGCAAGGATCTCTTGGCCATGCCTGAAAAGGAGCTGAACGAAACGGTCCGGGGACGCGGGATCACCCTCGTGCCACAGGATCCTTTCAACTCTTTAAACCCGGTGTTTACGGTAGGGACACAGATTCGTGACATCCTCAAGTGGAAGGGAGG
The sequence above is drawn from the Deltaproteobacteria bacterium genome and encodes:
- a CDS encoding ABC transporter permease, which produces MTGFRLAWRKFTRDRLALTGFLIILSLVAAALFAGLLAPYPEDTFRIHPAERLSPPSAEHLLGTDSMGRDILSRLLFGARVTLVISMIAVGVSLLIGVPLGLLAGYFENWFSEFIMRVADIFLSIPQVILAIFLAQSFRPSIRSVILALSITYWPWFTRIVYAETRSLKKTAFLEATEALGAGTIRTVLLHVLPNVSSSIIVRSSIGMGFTILTAATLGFLGVGAQPPTPEWGVTIAESRQYLPDAWWYATFPGLAIFIVVMGFNMLGDGLRDILDPRIRRGFD